Proteins co-encoded in one Kribbella qitaiheensis genomic window:
- a CDS encoding acyl-CoA thioesterase, translating to MTFTHPVLVRWSDIDSYDHVNNVRYFDYFQEARILFLAEAAGTGPDYFAKYPCVLVSQTIDYLRPILLRHPPYDVDVWVESVGNTSYTLGSRIVDRDGETEIVYARAASVIVAVDAETQAKRPLGAVERESLVRHVSAT from the coding sequence ATGACCTTCACGCATCCGGTCCTGGTCCGCTGGTCCGACATCGATTCCTACGACCACGTCAACAACGTCCGGTACTTCGACTACTTCCAGGAAGCCCGGATCCTGTTCCTGGCGGAGGCTGCCGGGACCGGGCCGGACTACTTCGCCAAGTACCCGTGCGTGCTGGTCAGCCAGACGATCGACTACCTGCGGCCGATCCTGCTCCGGCACCCGCCGTACGACGTGGATGTCTGGGTCGAGTCGGTCGGCAATACGTCGTACACGCTGGGTTCGAGGATCGTCGATCGCGACGGTGAGACCGAGATCGTCTATGCCCGGGCCGCGTCGGTGATCGTCGCCGTTGACGCCGAGACGCAGGCCAAGCGGCCGCTCGGCGCGGTCGAACGGGAGTCCCTCGTCCGGCACGTTTCGGCGACTTGA
- the fabG gene encoding 3-oxoacyl-ACP reductase FabG gives MSEQQRVAIVTGAARGIGAAVAQRLAADGNAIAVLDLDEAACAGTVDAITAAGGKAVAIGCDVSKSDQVAAAVERVVAELGAPTILVNNAGVLRDNLLFKMTEDDWDTVMSVHLRGSFLMSKACQAHMVEAAYGRIVFLSSTSALGNRGQSNYAAAKAGLQGLAKTLAIELGKFGVTSNAIAPGFIETDMTAATAARVGVDFEEFKKATAAAIPVNRTGKPADIAAAASFFCSEEAGFVSGQVLYVAGGPRN, from the coding sequence ATGAGCGAGCAGCAGAGGGTGGCGATCGTGACCGGGGCGGCCCGGGGAATCGGCGCCGCCGTGGCCCAGCGGCTCGCCGCCGACGGCAACGCGATCGCGGTGCTGGACCTCGACGAGGCGGCCTGCGCCGGGACGGTCGACGCGATCACCGCCGCGGGCGGCAAGGCTGTCGCGATCGGCTGCGACGTGAGCAAGAGCGACCAGGTCGCCGCCGCGGTCGAGCGGGTCGTCGCCGAGCTGGGCGCGCCCACGATCCTGGTGAACAATGCCGGCGTACTGCGCGACAACCTGCTCTTCAAGATGACCGAGGACGACTGGGACACCGTCATGTCGGTGCACCTGCGCGGCAGCTTCCTGATGTCGAAGGCGTGCCAGGCCCACATGGTCGAGGCCGCCTACGGCCGGATCGTGTTCCTGTCCTCCACCTCGGCGCTGGGTAACCGCGGCCAGTCGAACTACGCCGCCGCCAAGGCCGGGCTGCAGGGGCTGGCCAAGACGCTGGCGATCGAGCTGGGCAAGTTCGGCGTCACCTCGAACGCGATCGCGCCGGGCTTCATCGAGACCGACATGACGGCTGCCACCGCGGCCCGGGTCGGGGTCGACTTCGAGGAGTTCAAGAAGGCGACCGCGGCGGCCATCCCGGTGAACCGGACCGGCAAGCCGGCGGACATCGCCGCCGCCGCGTCGTTCTTCTGCAGCGAGGAGGCCGGCTTCGTCTCCGGCCAGGTCCTGTACGTCGCCGGCGGACCCAGAAACTAA
- a CDS encoding GNAT family N-acetyltransferase, translated as MQIRPAELSDVESAIALHDALVPYLAYTSTALRHRLSRDPVPGRATFAAFADDGELVGWAVTGVIPGSYPLDGELRVLVHPDHRGHGIGTKLLAATHEALQTAGATSARVFADPASVDWAAPWGYVQTRQVHYAEIDPSTAPALPPVPAGVSLVALDELDPRLVYEADVVAQRTKPGDAKITARPYDDWFATVWQSPAVVLDLSMAAVEGGRVLGFTLGDGDHSKIWSKMTATMPEYRGQGLAKLVKCAALHRAAAAGVRGAYTANYDGNRPMLAVNDWLGYRRTATHSVLICPL; from the coding sequence ATGCAGATCAGGCCTGCGGAACTGAGTGACGTCGAGAGCGCGATCGCACTGCACGACGCCCTCGTGCCCTACCTCGCCTACACCAGCACCGCGTTGCGGCACCGGCTGAGTCGCGATCCCGTGCCCGGCCGCGCCACCTTCGCCGCGTTCGCCGACGACGGCGAGCTGGTCGGCTGGGCGGTCACCGGGGTGATCCCGGGGTCCTACCCGCTCGACGGCGAGCTCAGGGTGCTCGTGCATCCGGACCACCGCGGCCACGGGATCGGGACGAAGTTGCTGGCGGCAACGCACGAGGCCCTGCAGACCGCCGGGGCGACCAGTGCCCGGGTATTCGCAGATCCGGCGTCGGTCGACTGGGCGGCCCCCTGGGGATATGTGCAGACCCGGCAGGTGCACTACGCGGAGATCGATCCGAGCACGGCGCCCGCACTGCCCCCGGTGCCGGCCGGGGTGAGCCTGGTGGCGTTGGACGAGCTGGACCCGCGGCTGGTCTACGAGGCCGACGTGGTGGCCCAGCGGACCAAGCCGGGCGACGCGAAGATCACCGCGCGCCCGTACGACGACTGGTTCGCGACCGTCTGGCAATCGCCGGCGGTAGTGCTGGACCTGAGCATGGCCGCGGTCGAGGGCGGCAGAGTGCTCGGGTTCACGCTCGGCGACGGCGACCACAGCAAGATCTGGTCGAAGATGACGGCGACGATGCCGGAGTACCGCGGGCAGGGGCTGGCCAAGCTGGTGAAGTGTGCCGCTCTGCATCGGGCCGCCGCGGCCGGCGTACGAGGTGCTTACACCGCGAACTACGACGGCAACCGACCGATGCTGGCCGTCAACGACTGGCTCGGCTACCGCCGTACCGCGACCCACTCGGTGCTGATCTGCCCGCTCTGA
- a CDS encoding MaoC family dehydratase, protein MQTFTGVDEVVHAVGTQLGETQWLEITQEQVNQFAEATGDHQWIHVDVDRAAKGPYGGTIAHGYLTLSLIARFGEELFSVSGVTAKLNYGVNKVRFPAPVPVGSRVRAGASIAGAQETPAGVQVSLQWVIELENSTKPACVAETVVLLVP, encoded by the coding sequence ATGCAGACCTTCACCGGTGTCGACGAGGTCGTTCACGCGGTCGGCACCCAGCTCGGCGAGACCCAGTGGCTGGAGATCACCCAGGAGCAGGTGAACCAGTTCGCCGAGGCGACCGGCGACCACCAGTGGATCCACGTCGACGTGGACCGCGCCGCGAAGGGCCCGTACGGCGGGACGATCGCGCACGGCTACCTCACGCTGAGCCTGATCGCGCGCTTCGGCGAGGAGCTGTTCTCCGTCTCCGGCGTCACCGCGAAGCTGAACTACGGCGTCAACAAGGTCCGCTTCCCGGCCCCTGTCCCGGTCGGCTCCCGGGTCCGCGCCGGTGCGTCGATCGCCGGCGCGCAAGAGACCCCGGCCGGCGTCCAGGTCTCGCTGCAATGGGTGATCGAGCTGGAGAACTCCACCAAGCCGGCCTGCGTCGCCGAAACCGTAGTACTGCTCGTCCCCTAA
- a CDS encoding GNAT family N-acetyltransferase, with protein MPVRSGRPTDAEGLLTLRSRVFPYRVMALADVRSGLDEAAADERFGSFAVEDGDRLIGWGAASPGTWSPDPGEFHVLLVVHPEFRRQGIGTTLAEAVDAHLAKYDARRTLSSATEDGVEFALRQGFQATDVLHYARTDPRLVPDPPAAPAGVELTNLAALDLESVYAAFVATAADVPGDQDFGQIPLEVFEREVWKSAGLNRELSTAAVADGKVVCFTTVLTTGDRLWTDMTGTLSAYRGRGLAKVVKTIGLRAAAAAGITSAYTVNHDVNRPMRAINEWLGYSRVASHTGMVRMS; from the coding sequence ATGCCGGTCAGGTCCGGCCGGCCGACGGACGCTGAAGGACTACTGACCTTGCGGAGCCGGGTTTTCCCGTACCGCGTGATGGCGCTGGCCGATGTCCGCAGCGGCCTGGACGAGGCGGCCGCCGATGAGCGCTTCGGCAGTTTCGCGGTCGAGGACGGCGACCGGCTGATCGGCTGGGGAGCGGCTTCGCCGGGGACCTGGTCGCCGGATCCGGGGGAGTTCCACGTGTTGCTGGTGGTCCATCCGGAGTTTCGTCGGCAGGGCATCGGTACGACGCTGGCCGAGGCCGTCGATGCGCACCTGGCCAAGTACGACGCCCGGCGCACGCTCTCCAGTGCGACCGAGGACGGCGTGGAATTCGCGCTCCGGCAGGGCTTTCAGGCTACCGACGTGCTGCACTACGCCAGGACCGATCCGCGGCTCGTACCGGACCCGCCCGCGGCTCCGGCCGGCGTCGAGCTGACCAATCTGGCCGCGCTCGACCTGGAGTCCGTGTATGCCGCGTTCGTGGCGACCGCGGCCGACGTACCGGGGGACCAGGACTTCGGCCAGATCCCGCTGGAGGTGTTCGAGCGGGAGGTCTGGAAATCGGCCGGGCTCAACCGCGAGCTCAGTACGGCGGCAGTTGCCGACGGCAAGGTCGTCTGCTTCACCACGGTGCTGACCACCGGTGACCGGCTCTGGACCGACATGACCGGCACGCTTTCGGCGTACCGGGGCAGGGGATTGGCGAAGGTGGTCAAGACCATCGGCCTGCGAGCCGCCGCCGCGGCGGGGATCACCAGCGCCTACACGGTGAACCATGACGTGAATCGTCCGATGCGGGCCATCAACGAATGGCTCGGATACTCGCGGGTCGCGAGCCACACCGGTATGGTCCGGATGAGCTGA
- a CDS encoding OsmC family protein codes for MAAIRTAKAHWEGSLLEGAGQVNLESSNLGSFDVTWAARSNDKAEGKTSPEELIAAAHSTCFSMALSHALAGAGNAPEAIDTTADVTFVPGEGITGIKLSVNGKVPGLTADQFAEFAEEAKKNCPVSQALTGTTITLDVTFTA; via the coding sequence ATGGCTGCTATTCGCACCGCCAAGGCCCACTGGGAAGGTTCGCTGCTGGAGGGGGCCGGTCAGGTCAACCTCGAGTCGTCCAACCTGGGCTCCTTCGACGTCACCTGGGCCGCCCGGTCCAACGACAAGGCCGAGGGCAAGACCAGCCCGGAAGAGCTGATCGCGGCCGCGCACTCGACCTGCTTCTCGATGGCGCTCTCGCACGCGCTGGCCGGCGCCGGCAACGCGCCGGAGGCGATCGACACCACCGCCGACGTCACCTTCGTCCCGGGTGAGGGCATCACCGGCATCAAGCTGTCGGTGAACGGCAAGGTCCCCGGCCTGACCGCCGACCAGTTCGCCGAGTTCGCCGAAGAGGCGAAGAAGAACTGCCCGGTCTCGCAGGCGCTGACCGGCACCACGATCACCCTGGACGTCACCTTCACAGCCTGA
- a CDS encoding acyl-CoA thioesterase translates to MDALGHVNNGRYVDYLQDARVDFLFRTAKELGADDLETGLLVARHEVQYRAPLVFRAEPVRIELWISEIKAASFMVDYEILDAEPRRTYVEARTRLVPFDFAANRLRRITPVEREALSKLVGR, encoded by the coding sequence ATGGACGCACTCGGTCATGTGAACAACGGCCGGTATGTCGACTACCTCCAGGACGCCCGGGTGGATTTCCTCTTCCGGACGGCCAAGGAGCTCGGCGCGGACGACCTGGAGACGGGCCTGCTGGTCGCCCGGCACGAGGTCCAGTACCGCGCGCCGCTCGTGTTCCGGGCCGAACCGGTCCGGATCGAGCTGTGGATCAGCGAGATCAAGGCCGCGTCCTTCATGGTCGACTACGAGATCCTGGACGCCGAGCCACGGCGTACGTACGTCGAGGCGCGGACCCGGCTGGTCCCGTTCGACTTCGCCGCCAACCGGCTGCGCCGGATCACTCCGGTCGAGCGCGAAGCGCTGTCGAAGCTGGTGGGCCGATGA
- a CDS encoding globin, whose protein sequence is MTESMSFYDAVGGADTFHRLVAAFYRGVAADPELRAMYPEEDLGPAEERFRMFLEQYWGGPRTYSEQRGHPRLRMRHNPFAVTPSARDSWLGHMRAALDEIKLEPERDTEIWTYMVMAAHSMVNTDEPQYPGAIDVSGK, encoded by the coding sequence ATGACCGAATCGATGAGTTTCTACGACGCCGTCGGCGGGGCGGACACCTTCCACCGGCTGGTGGCGGCGTTCTATCGCGGCGTCGCCGCCGACCCGGAGCTGCGGGCGATGTACCCGGAGGAGGACCTCGGCCCGGCCGAGGAGCGCTTCCGGATGTTCCTCGAGCAGTATTGGGGCGGCCCCCGGACGTACTCCGAACAGCGTGGTCACCCCCGGCTGCGGATGCGGCACAACCCGTTCGCCGTCACCCCGAGCGCGCGGGACAGCTGGCTGGGCCACATGCGGGCCGCGCTCGACGAGATCAAGCTCGAGCCGGAGCGCGACACCGAGATCTGGACGTACATGGTGATGGCCGCGCACAGCATGGTGAACACCGACGAACCGCAGTACCCCGGCGCGATCGACGTGTCCGGCAAGTGA